One stretch of Ammospiza nelsoni isolate bAmmNel1 chromosome 21, bAmmNel1.pri, whole genome shotgun sequence DNA includes these proteins:
- the TMIGD1 gene encoding transmembrane and immunoglobulin domain-containing protein 1, producing MVQRHSLTIPHGVPVLAVSFLACVATGVELFVNNQAADFTLSTGLSPAISLSCLVHNSSQAEELLWYRGDGQVDLKDGNKVNISNICISPVNESDNGVTFTCRLARDRAVQVSVTLDVQFPPHLSGEETLHVEEEKDVTLTCNSKSNPQGQSTWLKDSQSLTLQQSRHKLYQTSEVFQLSISKVQKSDNGTYTCLVESRLGNGTRDFHLIVEDKKPVFPKEAVIAAVVVVTITILFGIVARIDKFLKCFKKPKETAL from the exons ATGGTGCAGAGACACAGCCTGACCATCCCCCATGGAGTGCCCGTCCTGGCTGTTTCCTTCCTGGCATGTGTGGCCACAG GTGTGGAGCTGTTTGTAAATAACCAGGCTGCTGACTTCACCCTGTCcacagggctcagccctgccatcTCCCTCTCCTGCCTCGTGCACAACAGCAGCCAGGCCGAGGAGCTGCTCTGGTACCGCGGGGATGGGCAAGTGGATCTGAAGGATGGGAATAAAGTGAACATCAGCAACATCTGCATCTCCCCAGTCAACGAGTCTGACAACGGGGTCACCTTCACGTGCAGGCTGGCACGGGACAGGGCCGTGCAGGTGTCTGTGACCCTGGATGTGCAGT TCCCTCCCCATCTGAGTGGAGAGGAGACCCTGCACgtggaagaagagaaagatgTTACCCTGACCTGCAACTCCAAATCCAACCCTCAAGGCCAAAGCACCTGGTTAAAGGACAGCCAGAGCCTGACCCTGCAGCAAAGTCGGCACAAGCTGTACCAGACCAGCGAGGTCTTTCAGCTCTCCATCAGCAAAGTGCAGAAATCTGACAATGGGACCTACACCTGCCTGGTGGAATCACGCCTGGGAAATGGGACAAGGGATTTCCACCTCATCGTTGAAG ATAAAAAACCTGTTTTTCCCAAGGAGGCTGTTATTGCTGCTGTCGTGGTGGTTACAATCACAATACTTTTTGGAATTGTGGCTCGAATAGATAAATTTCTTAAG tgcTTCAAGAAACCAAAAGAAACAGCTCT GTAA